In a genomic window of Accipiter gentilis chromosome 23, bAccGen1.1, whole genome shotgun sequence:
- the SPCS1 gene encoding signal peptidase complex subunit 1 has product MLNIFRSIPTQMDYKGQKLAEQIFQGIILVSAVIGFIYGYITEQFGWTVYIVMAGFALSCLLTLPPWPMYRRNPLKWLPVQESGTEEKKPADRKPKRHAKS; this is encoded by the exons atgctGAACATCTTCCGCTCCATCCCCACGCAGATG GACTACAAGGGCCAAAAATTagcagaacagatttttcaaGGAATCATTCTTGTCTCTGCA GTAATTGGTTTCATCTATGGATACATCACTGAACAGTTTGGATGGACTGTCTACATAGTTATGGCTGGATTTGCTTTATCGTGTttg CTGACACTCCCTCCGTGGCCTATGTACCGCCGCAATCCTCTGAAGTGGCTACCTGTCCAAGagtcaggaacagaagaaaagaagccagCAGACAGAAAGCCAAAGAGACATgctaaaagctaa